Within the Legionella pneumophila subsp. pneumophila str. Philadelphia 1 genome, the region AAGCCCGCAAAAGCGTATTCAGACAAAGTATCAGGAACGGGAGTAACTGCTGCCAGTATGGTGGCTGGATCAGCGCCTAAAGTCACCGCAACAGGGAAACGCTCTTTGGGATATTCTTGTTGCCAGGCCTGGTAATCCAAAGCACCTCCGCGGTGAGATAACCAGCGCATGATCAATTTGTTTTTACTTAATAGTTGCTGGCGATAGATGCCCATGTTTTCTCTGGACTGGTGTGGGCCACGAGTAGTAACCAAACCCCAGGTAATTAGAGGAGCAACATCTCCGGGCCAACACGTTTGGATGGGCAATAAGGTTAAATCCACTTCATCCTTTTCCCACACATGAGTCTGGCACTCGGCTCCACTGACATATTTGGGTGCCATATTCAGCGCTTGTTTCAATAAGGGCAACTTGCTAAAAGCGTCTTTGAAGCCTTTGGGAGGATCGGGCTCCTTTAAAGCAGCCAATAATTTTCCAATCTCCCTCAAAGCCACTATTGATTCCTCACCCATTCCCAAAGCCACGCGCTCTACCGTACCAAAAAGATTGGTCAGTACAGGCATGTTGTAATTGGGGGTATTGGTAAACAGAAGGGCTGGCCCTCCTGAGCGCAACACTTTATCGCTGACTAGGGTCATCTCAAGATGAGGTGATACAGGATAATCAATACGTTTTAATAATTCACGTGATTCAAGTTGGGCTATGAAATCTCTCAGATCTGAATACTTCATTAATTATCTCAAAAAGAAGCTTACTGTAAACCCGTACCAGCACAGCGTAATACAGGCTATGAGCATGAATTATAAACCTGAAAATAAGGCGAATTTGAACCCCGAATTATGCTCCGCTAATTACGGGGTTAATTATCATTTAAATTATTCCTGACGCTTCATTGCATCAAAGAATTCGGCATTTGTCTTATGATTCTTCATGCGTTCCAATAAGAATTCAATCGCATCGCATTCATCCATGGATTGCAGGATTTTACGCAATATCCAGGTGCGCTGTAATTCTTCGGGGCTCAACAGGAGATCTTCACGGCGAGTACCAGAGCGATTAATGTTAATCGCAGGGAAAACCCTTCTCTCGGCAATATTACGACTCAAGTGGATTTCCATGTTACCTGTACCTTTGAACTCTTCGTAAATCACTTCGTCCATTTTGGAACCCGTGTCTACCAGAGCCGTTGCAATAATGGTTAAACTGCCGCCCTCTTCTATGTTACGTGCCGCACCATACAATCTTTTGGGCCTTTGCAGGGCATTCGCATCAACACCACCAGTCAGTACTTTACCTGATGCCGGTACAACCGTATTGTAAGCTCTGGCCAAGCGAGTGATCGAATCCAGCAGAATAACCACATCACGTTTATGCTCAACCAGACGTTTTGCTTTTTCTATTACCATTTCGGCAACCTGAACATGGCGATTGGCGGGCTCGTCAAAAGTACTCGCAACAACTTCACCTTTGACAGAACGCTGCATTTCCGTTACTTCTTCAGGACGTTCATCAATCAGCAAAACAATGAGATAACATTCAGGATAATTTTTTTCTATAGAGCGAGCAATGTTTTGCAACATTAATGTCTTACCTGCTTTCGGAGGTGACACGATCAAACCACGCTGTCCGCGGCCGAAAGGAGCGCATAAATCAACTACTCTTGCCGTGAGATCTTCTGTGCTGCCATTACCTTGCTCCATAACCAGACGCTCGGTAGCAAACAAGGGAGTTAAGTTTTCAAATAAAATCTTACGCTTTGCGCTATCCGGTGTATCGTAGTTAATTTGATCAACTTTTAATAAAGCAAAATAGCGTTCGCTGTCTTTGGGGGGGCGGATTTTACCAGAAATAGTATCCCCCGAACGAAGACCGAAACGTCTGATTTGACTGGGAGAGACGTAAATGTCATCAGGGCCTGCCAGATAGGAGCCATCAGCGGAACGCAAGAAACCAAAACCATCAGTCAAAACTTCCAAAACACCATCGCCATGGATGTCTTCCCCTTTTAAAGCATGGGCTTTAAGGATGGCGAAAATGATGTCTTGCTTGCGCATACGGGAGGTATTTTCCACACCCATCTCTTGTGCGATATTAACGAGATCGGCAATAGGTAATTGCTTAAGTTCACTAAGATTCATACTTCTCACTTGATTTGTTGTTTAAATGAATTGAATATCCGAAGAAAAAATTATGTTAGGGAATAGCAGCTAAGGAATCCGCTGCCTATGTGGCTCACTTGTTTTAAAGCATGTCACATATAGCTACAGGCTATCACAGCTTTACAACAAGATCCAACATTTTTAAACTAAAAATAAAAAGTTATTTTGACTTTTTTGATTTTAACTTTTAAATCTTTAAGAAAAAATCCCTTTAAGTAGGTTAATTTTAACACAAGCCCCATAAAAAAGTAAAAGCCCTGTAAATAAATTTTCATCTCAGGGCTTTTTAACTTTAATACCGTTACAGATTACTTTCAACAAAAGCACTTAATTGGGATTTAGACAGCAAACCCATTTTAACTGCTTCAACCTGACCATTTTTAAAAAGAATCAAAGTGGGGATACTCATCACACCAAATTTAGCTGGAGCTTGAGGATTTTCATCGATATTGATTTTAGCAAACGTCATATCTTTACTATGAGTGGCTGCCACTTCTTCCAGAATAGGTGTCAATGCACGGCATGGTCCACACCACTCAGCCCAAAAATCAACAAGAACAGGCTTGGATGAATTAATTACATCCTGCTCAAAGCTTGCG harbors:
- the trxA gene encoding thioredoxin, whose translation is MSDHIKTVTDASFEQDVINSSKPVLVDFWAEWCGPCRALTPILEEVAATHSKDMTFAKINIDENPQAPAKFGVMSIPTLILFKNGQVEAVKMGLLSKSQLSAFVESNL
- the rho gene encoding transcription termination factor Rho, with the translated sequence MNLSELKQLPIADLVNIAQEMGVENTSRMRKQDIIFAILKAHALKGEDIHGDGVLEVLTDGFGFLRSADGSYLAGPDDIYVSPSQIRRFGLRSGDTISGKIRPPKDSERYFALLKVDQINYDTPDSAKRKILFENLTPLFATERLVMEQGNGSTEDLTARVVDLCAPFGRGQRGLIVSPPKAGKTLMLQNIARSIEKNYPECYLIVLLIDERPEEVTEMQRSVKGEVVASTFDEPANRHVQVAEMVIEKAKRLVEHKRDVVILLDSITRLARAYNTVVPASGKVLTGGVDANALQRPKRLYGAARNIEEGGSLTIIATALVDTGSKMDEVIYEEFKGTGNMEIHLSRNIAERRVFPAININRSGTRREDLLLSPEELQRTWILRKILQSMDECDAIEFLLERMKNHKTNAEFFDAMKRQE